The genomic region GGCCGTTGGCGTTCGATTCTTCCCCATCCCATCGCAACCGCCATTGGATTGGCCTTTTCGTTAGGCTTGGGGGCGCTAGTTCTATTTCCGTTGTTGCAACTTTCCCGGCATACGGCGGAGCGAGCCGGCGGCGCCCGCTACGAGTTCGCCGTTAACGATTCGCTCCCGCCCGCCCACTTGATTACGCTCGCTGCGCCGTTTTTTTATGGCATTCCCGCCAGCCCCGAAAAAGAGAATATCTTTTGGGAAACGCGCACGGGCTACCATGAAATATGCGGTTATGCGGGCGCATTTTCCTTATTGTTATTCATTTTGGCCTTTCTCCCCTCGCCGGAATCGGAAACGCAGCGCGGCGAATCGTTCCGGCGGCGCGAGGCGTATTTTTTCCTCGCCGCCGCGATGGGGGGCATTCTGTTTTCGTTGGGACGCTATACGCTTCTCTATTCCCTTCTCTACTACGGCCTTCCGGGTTGGAGCTATTTTCGCGTTCCCGGACGGCTGGTTTTATTGTATATCCTAGGCGCGTCGGTTTGCGCCGCCCGCGGATTGTCTTTGTGCGAACATTCCGATTGGAAAAAAATCAAGGATGCCGCCGCCATTAAAATCGCCGCCGTTTTATCGATAGGATTAGCCGCTTTCGTTCTCATTCTCGCCTTGTCCAAACCCGCCGTTCTCCACTATCTCCGAGATGTCGAAATCGACCGCACAATCATGGAATACCGGCTTTGGAATGCCAACCGCACCGCCATCAGCGCCCAATTGCCCGATCGTCTTTTTGCCATCAGGTACAGTTGGATGCTGAAATCCAGTTTAATAGCGATCGGTTTCTTGGCGGCGGGCGGACTTTCTCTCTTGGCGATGAAAAAGATCGGGAAAACTTATGGATGGCTGTTTCCCGCCGCTGTAGTTTTATTGGACCTGTTCCTTTTCTCTTATCGGTTTTTCCCCGCCAAACCGGCGGAAGCATGGCGGAAGGAGTATTTCCCCCAAACGGAATTGGTCTCCTTTCTGCAAAAAAACGCTCAAGGATGGCGCGTCCTATGCCTGGATGACGCTATTGGTTATCCAGGATTGGATTCCCATCCCGAACTGCGTCCCAACCGCCTCATGCATTACCGCATCGAAACGGCGCGCGGCTACGATCCCATTATCCTAAAATCCTTCACCCGATACGCGAATCGGATGTTCGGACATCCCCCAGAGACTCCTCAAGGGGGCTTATTGTTTTTCCCTACGGTTCCAGAACAGGATTATTTGAACGACATGAATATCCGGTATATTGTTACTACTCAAACCTTGAATCCTCCTTATCGTGAAGTATGGCGTGAAGCAGCTTCCCCCATGAAAATCTACGAAAATCCCAGCGCAAAATCCCGGATATTTATGCAAGATTCCACTGTAGACAACCTCATCCAAGTAACAAAATCCACGCCGGTTGAAATTTTATTCTCAATCCAAAAGGAATTGTCCGTAGAGAAACCTCAAACCATAATATGGTCCCATACCGTTTATCCAGGTTGGCGATTCCAATCCAATGGCGAAAATCCATCCTTAGTTTTGTATGAAGACGTTTTTCTTGCGGGTCGCGTTAAAGCCGGCCATGAATCTCTCGCTTTCCGTTATGTTCCCGATTGGCCTTTCCATCTTGGCGCAACCGTTACTCTATTCTCTCTTTTCGCGGGGCTTATCGTTGGTTGGACGGAAAGAAAAAAAGCGCGTCCTAATTCGTTATTATAAGAGGCTCTTGCAAAATTAATAAAATCCGCTTTTAAATTCTCCCCCCAAGCTTGGGGGGAGTTAGAGGGGGGTTGATTATGTTAGACTTAAAGCAACCCCCTCCTAACCTTCCCCAAGCATGGGGGAGGAATTATGGAGTTATGCAAGAGGCTCATAAGATTTTACGTTATATTTCTACTCAATCGAATTCCTCCCAACGAATAAATAGAAACGTACAACCATTTGATTTTGCATCGCTAAAACAATATATAAATAAAAACCTATATAAAGTAATTTAAAAAAAATACCCAAAACCATATTCCTCTTTTTGATATTAAGATATAATTCTTAATAATAAATGCTTATAATATGGACTTTTAATGTAATAATACTTTACTTCTCGTCGGGGGCATTTATCTATTTGGAAGCCTCCCGCGGAACATCGAAATCACTTTTGCGAAAATAAACAAACTTAAAGGCGAGTGGCTTATCATGTCGAATCTCGTTGCCGAACCTATATCTTTGATTCCATCCGACTTGATTTCCTTAGTCCATGATGAAAATCCCCTGCTGCTGAAATATTCGCTTATCGGCGGTATGACACGAAAAGTAAGCCATGCCATGAATAACTATTTGACGGGGATGATCGGTTACATTCAATTGGCGGAGAAATCGGCGGGAGTGGACGCCAAAACACGCAAAAACATGACGCGGCTGCTTCAATGCTGCGAATCGGCCAAACTCTTGAATACGACTCTTGCCGAATTGTTCTCTCCTATCTCTCGCGAAGAATTCGTAGAGGATATCGGAGTATTCATGGATGACGTCTTGGCGTTCTGCAACCATATTTTTGGACCGAATTGTTCTATCGTTATCCGTGAAATCTCTCCTTCTATAAGGATCGCTGCGCCCGAAACGCCGTTGAAAGAAATGCTTCTCTATCTTTTGCTTCACGCCAATGAAACGATGAATGGCAAAGGCGAAATGAAAGTCAGCATCGGCATGGAGGATGGATTGTTATTCGATGTTTTGGAAAATTACGTTCCCTTCATCGTTATAGAAATCGAAGCCAATGCTTTAACGGAGGAAAATTCCAACGATCTTTCCCATGTTTGCCATACAGGTTCCATGAAAAAAATCGACAATTTCCAGGCTTCCGCTAGTCTGATTCTCGCCAAATCCCTTGCTTCTCAATGGGGCGGCGTCGTCGAATGCATCCAGATGGAGGAGAATCGGACGATCGATCGGCTTCGTTTGCCCCAAAGCCCCGCCGCCTCTTGGCATC from Candidatus Omnitrophota bacterium harbors:
- a CDS encoding response regulator, which codes for MSNLVAEPISLIPSDLISLVHDENPLLLKYSLIGGMTRKVSHAMNNYLTGMIGYIQLAEKSAGVDAKTRKNMTRLLQCCESAKLLNTTLAELFSPISREEFVEDIGVFMDDVLAFCNHIFGPNCSIVIREISPSIRIAAPETPLKEMLLYLLLHANETMNGKGEMKVSIGMEDGLLFDVLENYVPFIVIEIEANALTEENSNDLSHVCHTGSMKKIDNFQASASLILAKSLASQWGGVVECIQMEENRTIDRLRLPQSPAASWHRDNTSPSLDALSFHTRPIRIVLLEDQELISEFLQISLEKEGHSLEIFHDGLELERYLSHTDIQLIDVFILDVLVPGRSGLEVARSIRKKNRHSKILFYSALSNEEDVRREFSLNDNTRFLPKPFKKEELFMSLHEMTLKS